The following are from one region of the Planctomonas sp. JC2975 genome:
- a CDS encoding HAMP domain-containing sensor histidine kinase: MRSDRPSDVRAAGRFRLLPRTLVGRIVFTTVIVAVVAVVVAGAVSFGLVRTASLGDARTVAASLADELATLPQSTLDRRAAEAPTGSGQPKIAVIEPSGTVVGSVGVVLRPKVQKKLATGSTLSTTIDIGGHRYIVEARPTSAGGTVVVARSVASVDAQVSAVAGQLVVALLIGLAIALAAGFLLARAVSRPLSRTAGAARRLAAGERNVELPQSGTVEVSDVVDALAELDTALTVSEARQREFLLSISHDLRTPLTAVRGYAEALADSMIRPDELRDVGSTMLAETRRLDRFVADLLELARLEAHDFPLELGPVDVAAVLAEAAAAWRAVAESGGVALTTTVPSGLVAGTDAHRLRQVIDGLLENALRATPAGGFVTITARPDLPKLAPSATSGGVRITVADSGPGLTASDRDVAFERGALHGRYRDSRPVGTGLGLSIAQRLTARLGGELRVVAPRQDAPAGNTAATGGAAFELVLPAAAAPSR, encoded by the coding sequence ATGCGGTCCGATCGGCCGTCTGACGTGCGCGCCGCAGGCCGCTTCAGGCTGCTGCCCCGCACGCTCGTCGGACGCATCGTGTTCACGACGGTCATCGTCGCCGTCGTGGCCGTGGTCGTCGCGGGCGCCGTGTCCTTCGGCCTCGTGCGCACGGCATCGCTCGGCGACGCCCGCACGGTGGCCGCGTCCCTCGCCGACGAGTTGGCCACGCTCCCGCAGAGCACGCTCGATCGGCGCGCCGCCGAGGCTCCGACGGGGTCGGGTCAGCCGAAGATCGCCGTGATCGAGCCCAGCGGCACCGTCGTGGGATCCGTCGGTGTCGTGCTGCGCCCGAAGGTGCAGAAGAAGCTGGCGACGGGATCCACCCTCTCAACGACCATCGACATCGGCGGCCATCGATACATCGTCGAGGCCAGGCCCACATCGGCGGGCGGGACGGTCGTGGTGGCTCGATCCGTGGCATCCGTCGACGCACAGGTTTCGGCAGTCGCCGGGCAACTGGTCGTCGCGCTGCTCATCGGGCTGGCCATCGCGCTGGCCGCCGGATTCCTGCTCGCCAGAGCGGTCTCACGTCCGCTCTCGCGTACGGCGGGCGCCGCGCGGCGACTCGCCGCAGGTGAACGCAACGTCGAGTTGCCGCAGTCGGGAACGGTCGAAGTCTCCGACGTGGTGGACGCCCTCGCAGAGCTGGACACGGCACTCACGGTCAGCGAGGCGCGCCAACGCGAGTTCCTGCTCTCCATCTCGCACGACCTGCGCACTCCGCTCACCGCGGTGCGCGGCTACGCGGAGGCGCTGGCGGATAGCATGATCCGTCCGGACGAACTGCGCGATGTCGGCTCGACGATGCTCGCCGAGACGCGCCGTCTCGACCGTTTCGTGGCCGACCTGCTCGAGCTGGCCCGCCTCGAGGCGCACGATTTCCCGCTGGAACTCGGACCGGTCGATGTCGCTGCCGTGCTCGCCGAGGCGGCAGCCGCATGGCGCGCCGTCGCAGAGTCCGGCGGCGTCGCCCTGACGACGACCGTGCCATCGGGTCTGGTCGCCGGGACCGACGCGCACCGGCTTCGCCAGGTGATCGACGGCCTGCTGGAGAACGCACTGCGCGCGACCCCGGCGGGCGGGTTCGTGACGATCACCGCGCGGCCGGACCTCCCGAAGCTTGCGCCCTCCGCGACTTCGGGAGGAGTACGCATCACGGTGGCGGACTCGGGGCCGGGGCTCACGGCATCCGATCGCGACGTCGCTTTCGAACGAGGTGCGCTGCACGGCCGCTATCGCGACTCTCGACCCGTGGGAACGGGACTCGGGCTCTCGATCGCACAGCGCCTGACGGCCAGGCTCGGCGGCGAGCTGCGCGTGGTCGCGCCCCGGCAGGACGCGCCCGCCGGAAACACGGCCGCTACGGGAGGTGCAGCCTTCGAGCTCGTGCTCCCGGCCGCAGCAGCACCATCCCGGTAG
- the mutM gene encoding bifunctional DNA-formamidopyrimidine glycosylase/DNA-(apurinic or apyrimidinic site) lyase, whose protein sequence is MPELPEVEVVRAGLEPAVTSSLITSVDVLDERALTRHDPSRGNLSDLLTGRRMLGAARRGKFLWLPLEVRSATSARSSVHAVSGGSAEDALLLHLGMSGQVLLREAGAPLERHARVRLVLEHPLHGELAVHFVDQRTFGSLAVDRLLGTPDGAAGGYGVALAAVPSQVAHIARDPLDPAFDDAAFLRALSSRRTAVKRALLDQTLISGVGNIYADEALWAARIHFDQPTATLSTRKGKELLLEVRAVLQKALAEGGTSFDAQYVNVNGASGYFAHSLNAYGRQGLPCPRCGTPMVRAAFMNRSSHYCPRCQRIRTPRTAAN, encoded by the coding sequence GTGCCAGAGCTCCCCGAGGTTGAGGTGGTGCGAGCGGGTCTCGAACCGGCCGTCACCTCATCGCTGATCACCTCCGTCGACGTGCTCGACGAGCGCGCACTCACCAGGCACGATCCCTCGCGCGGCAACCTCTCCGATCTCCTCACCGGCCGGCGGATGCTCGGCGCGGCGCGCAGGGGCAAGTTCCTGTGGCTGCCGCTCGAGGTGCGATCCGCGACATCCGCGAGATCTTCGGTTCATGCCGTGTCAGGCGGATCCGCCGAGGATGCGCTACTGCTGCACCTCGGGATGAGCGGACAGGTGCTGCTGCGCGAAGCGGGAGCACCTCTGGAACGGCATGCGCGCGTTCGACTGGTGCTGGAGCATCCGCTGCACGGCGAGCTCGCTGTCCACTTCGTTGACCAGCGCACCTTCGGCTCGCTCGCCGTCGACCGACTCCTTGGGACGCCGGACGGCGCGGCAGGCGGTTATGGCGTGGCGCTCGCGGCCGTGCCGAGTCAGGTGGCGCACATCGCGCGCGATCCGCTGGATCCGGCGTTCGATGACGCCGCCTTTCTCCGCGCGCTGTCGTCACGACGCACGGCCGTGAAGCGGGCGCTGCTCGACCAGACGCTGATCAGCGGGGTGGGCAACATCTACGCGGACGAGGCGCTGTGGGCCGCCCGCATCCATTTCGACCAGCCGACCGCGACCTTGTCGACACGCAAGGGGAAGGAGCTCCTGCTCGAGGTGCGGGCGGTGCTGCAGAAGGCGCTCGCGGAGGGCGGCACGAGCTTCGATGCGCAGTACGTCAACGTGAACGGGGCGTCCGGGTACTTCGCGCACAGTCTCAATGCGTACGGGCGGCAGGGACTGCCGTGCCCTCGGTGCGGCACGCCGATGGTGCGGGCTGCGTTCATGAACCGGTCGTCGCACTATTGCCCGCGGTGCCAGCGGATTCGTACGCCGAGGACGGCGGCGAACTGA
- the rnc gene encoding ribonuclease III, with the protein MSIDPELLELALTHRSYAYEHGGIPNNERLEFLGDSILGQAVTVKLYRDYPRLDEGELAKRRASLVSSVALAEVARGIGLGAYVLLGRGEFQSGGADKSSILADTVEAIIGAVYLDAGGDVATALVLRLIEPLLDDPDRFGAAMDPKTSLQELAAHNDAPPPQYLVTDTGPDHNKTFHATVIVEGLVTASGEGTSKKNAEMAAALKAWSMANADRSGARAPRG; encoded by the coding sequence GTGAGCATCGATCCTGAACTGCTCGAGCTCGCCCTCACGCATCGTTCATACGCGTACGAGCACGGCGGCATTCCGAACAACGAGCGCCTCGAGTTCCTTGGCGACTCGATCCTCGGCCAGGCCGTCACGGTGAAGCTGTACCGCGATTATCCGCGGCTCGACGAGGGCGAACTCGCCAAGCGCCGCGCGTCACTGGTCAGCAGCGTCGCGCTCGCCGAAGTGGCGCGCGGCATCGGCCTCGGTGCATACGTGCTGCTCGGTCGCGGTGAATTCCAGAGCGGCGGGGCCGACAAGTCGTCGATCCTGGCCGACACCGTCGAGGCCATCATCGGCGCCGTCTACCTGGATGCGGGAGGCGACGTCGCGACCGCACTCGTGCTGCGGCTCATCGAGCCGCTCCTCGACGACCCCGACCGCTTCGGCGCGGCCATGGACCCCAAGACCAGCCTGCAGGAGCTGGCGGCGCACAACGACGCCCCGCCGCCGCAGTACCTGGTCACCGACACGGGTCCCGACCACAACAAGACCTTCCACGCCACCGTCATCGTTGAAGGCCTCGTCACTGCCTCCGGTGAGGGGACGAGCAAGAAGAACGCCGAGATGGCCGCCGCGCTGAAAGCGTGGTCGATGGCCAACGCCGATCGTTCCGGTGCCAGAGCTCCCCGAGGTTGA
- the rpmF gene encoding 50S ribosomal protein L32 → MAVPKRKKSRANTHARRSQWKAEVPNLVKTVENGKVTYSLPHHAKVVEDSAGTPLFLEYKGRKVADV, encoded by the coding sequence ATGGCTGTTCCCAAGCGGAAGAAGTCGCGCGCCAACACGCACGCCCGTCGTTCGCAGTGGAAGGCGGAGGTTCCCAACCTCGTCAAGACCGTCGAGAACGGCAAGGTGACCTACAGCCTTCCGCATCACGCGAAGGTCGTCGAGGACTCGGCCGGTACCCCGCTGTTCCTGGAGTACAAGGGCCGCAAGGTCGCCGACGTCTAG
- a CDS encoding DUF177 domain-containing protein — MREESLTIDVPDKLGEGLISVDAGEALELDVRLESVHEGVLVSGEASTVAKGVCGRCLIDISEPVQVDFQELFAYSSGEAFDFEVHDDHVDLEPLVRDAVVLSLPFQPVCRPDCPGLDPETGERLADLPDREPTKTIDPRWAALAEFPASDDAVGQGSSAENSNAGRAGSPDREE; from the coding sequence ATGCGCGAGGAGTCGCTGACCATCGACGTGCCTGACAAACTCGGCGAGGGCCTCATCAGCGTTGACGCAGGCGAGGCGCTGGAGCTGGACGTGCGACTGGAGTCCGTTCACGAGGGCGTCCTGGTCTCCGGCGAAGCGTCCACCGTCGCCAAGGGCGTCTGCGGGCGATGCCTGATCGACATTAGCGAGCCCGTCCAAGTCGACTTCCAGGAGCTTTTCGCGTATTCTTCTGGGGAAGCTTTTGACTTCGAGGTTCACGACGACCACGTGGATCTTGAACCTCTGGTCAGGGATGCGGTGGTGTTGTCATTGCCGTTCCAGCCGGTGTGCCGACCGGATTGCCCTGGTCTCGATCCCGAGACCGGCGAGCGGTTGGCCGATCTGCCGGATCGCGAACCCACGAAGACCATCGATCCACGATGGGCTGCGCTCGCGGAATTCCCGGCTTCCGATGACGCCGTCGGCCAGGGCAGTAGTGCTGAGAACAGCAATGCTGGTCGGGCCGGCTCCCCAGACAGAGAAGAGTAG